ccatataaatgctgaaaatagtcattttttgccatacgttgactcaacgtatatggcaaaaaatgactattttcagcatttatgtggcatattttttctggcaactgtgcttcagtggctgcaaccaaaaaaactgggcaaacaatgtctacaaggtcaacgtatggcgaaaaatgactattttcagcatttatatggcatattttttctggcaactgtgcttcagtggctgcgtccaaaaaaactgggcaaacaatgtctacaaggtcaacgtatggcgaaaaatgactattttcagcatttatatggcatattttttctggcaactgtgcttcagtggctgcgtccaaaaaaactgggcaaacaatgcctacaaggtcaacgtatggcagttgtttaaagagaacagtagattactagccagcaaagctacctaagctaaaatgtccctcaaatccctgcagacttctgtccctccaatacagagcagtatcaagcagattactagccagcaaacttactatcatctgtccctgaaatcactaacagctctcccctacactatctcttccaagcacacacaggcagatttttcagatacatttttgcccttgatccccctctggcatgccactgtccaggtcgttgcaccctttaaacaactttaaaatcatttttctggccagaaatgtcttttctagatgttaaagttcgccttcccattgaagtctatggggttcgcgaaccgttcgcgaaccgctcgcatttttgcgcaagttcgcgaatatgttcgcgaactttttttccgacgttcgctacatccctagagccgagaccagggtgcttggcatttgttctggtatcgggtgccggtcatGACACAGTTCTTACAGGATACTCCAATATCTAAGATGGTCCAGACTTCATATATTTCCCTCATCCCTAAATAAGAGAAAGACCCCACATTATGCACAAATTATAGGTCTATAGCCCTCTTAAATTcagatatttaactttttaaaaagatttcagcCAACAGATTGGCCCCAATCTTACCCAAATTAATACATTATGACCAGGTGGGACTTGTAATAGGCCATCAGGCTGGTGACAATACTAGACGTGTCATTAATCTCATAGACATATTGAATAGAAACGGTACCCCATCAGTGGTCTTAAGCCTTGATgcggaaaaagcatttgacagatTACATTGGTTTTATTTACTCATATTTATTGCTTTCCCATTTGAACCTTAAAGGCCCATATCTAATAGAATTACACAACCTATATTGTCACCCATCAACCAATTTAAAATTACCAGGGCAATCCAATAAACAAATTCTTATAGCGAATGGTACAAGACAGGGCTGTCCTCTTCCCCCCTTGTTATACACCCTTAGCAGAAGCGATTAGAGCTAATCCTAAATCAGAGGCACTATCCCTCAATATTGCCCCAATAGACCTTCAGGTACTAAAAGCCAATTTTATTTATAAGTGGAAAGAAGACTCCAGCACCTAAGTATGAGTCTTTAATCAGGGCTAATTTTTAACCCTCTTATAAGCTCAACCAAAAACATGCTTTCAAAATAGGCACAATTTCCGATATCTTGGTTTGGTAGGATCGTAGCAATCAAAATGACCATCTTGCCAAAgtacccacacctgcccatgaaatagcctttgagtcaattgtccaattacttttgaacccctaaaatgaagtgattgttttaaaaaaaggctttcgtttgtcacatttttatgcaatctttgtgTTCAACcctctgaattaaagctgaaagtctgcatctgagttgtttcatttaaaattcattgtggtaatctacagaatcaaaattagaaaaaaagttgtctctgttcaaagatttatgggcctaactgtattcaAGAAATAATTAACAGGGTAAATTCCAACAGAGTTTTTGAAGTAAACAtagcctttaaacaaaataaaaccccCAACATTTGGATATATGGTCCATCTGGGAATTAAAAGGACATTCCTCAACCAATACTTCAACCTCTGATCAACTGGCCTCTTAGGTCCAACTTTATCGcagaccaattttttttcttattttttaattactcaaTCTGAATTTAACTATGACACCTATACAGAGACTTAATAAAAATACCCACATGCTGTCTATGACATTTCTTCTATGTTGGGAATATAAAGCAATTGTTGTCAACTTTATCCTCATTAGAGGATACACTTGTAGATACCTTTACGCCTATAATCTTCTTACGAACTGAAACTTAAATGCTTTCGGCTATAACACAAATGCAAAATACACCTTGTAATTGTCTGAATTATGTTGAGAACGTTTTATTCTTATCTATtccccttttagggcagagacatacgtggAGATTTGGAAAGATTTAGTCAATAGAAccattggttccatgcaggatgctgccactttgcagagtgatttgactaaattggaaaactgggcagcaaactggggttcaatgttgataaatgcaaggttatgccgtttggtagaaataacaaaaatgtaagaCCTCCTCCTGAagcaaaggtggctgttataggcaaatggtagtgtgttggggatCATTAATGAACagtcacatcaaaaaattattttttaaaaatcagggtTTTAATCAGTAATGCATTTTAGTGGTTAACTGGCCAATACCCACATGTAGTTGGTGAGGGTGACAAAGTAGCCCTTCTTTTTTCTAATCTCAAGGTATGTCTTTGAGCCTTCTTCAAGGATGTACTGGTGATTATCTGTTCCCATAACTTCTCTGTCTGTTCATTGCATTCTCTGAAGATGGGTGCCAAAAAATGCACTCCATAAGCATGCCTTAGCCTACTCAATGACTGCCAGATATGTAGAATGAAATTCACATCCAGACTAATGTTCAATAAGCTTTTGCGGTCACTCACTGGCACTGATGGCTGCTGCTAAATGTTTTGCCTTTAGTTATTTTTAAGTCCTTTTTCATGTTTAGTACATTGAATTGAGAAAAGATGAATAGAATAAGCACCAACAACTTGTTTTCTTGTGGTCATTTAGGGATATAACTTTACTGATCACTTATTTTACacttatctgttatgttttgttttccagcCATCTTGACTGTAGTCGGCAACTTTGCAGTTCTTGCCACAGCAGTAAAATGCTCTTCACATCTCAAGGCACCGGATCTCCTGTCTATAAATTTAGCTGTAACTGACTTGGGCATGGCCATCAGTATGTATCCGCTAGCCATTGCTTCAGCCTGGAACCATGCTTGGCTTGGGGGTGATGCCTCTTGCCTATATTATGCCCTCATGGGCTTTTTCTTTGGGGTCAGCAGCATGATGACTTTAACTGCAATGGCTGTAATCCGCTATTGGATGACATCATCATTCAAATCCATTGGTAAGTAAAGGGCTCAAAATACTGTTCTTGGCCTTTATTTGGGGAGCCATTTCTAAAAGTTTGCCAAATAATTTATTGCATCGTTATTTCCAAGTGTGATATAGGCGGAATTGGGACTTATTTTCCATGAGTCCAGTTGATGGAGGTTGTATGGAATAGGTGTGTCTTCTTCGTGGAAATGTTAGTTGGTACTTGTTGAAACTTTCTAACTTGTTGTATTCTGATAAATATAATGCTGGTTGGTTACTATGGGCATCTGCACTGGTTCAATTTAGCGCATGCAGATATCGTGCTGGGTCTGTATCAGATGATTGATGCATTCAAAATGGTCCTTTCCCAAAAGATTTTTCAGCAATTCTCACTTATATTCAGTATCAGTCATAGAATCGGTCGCACCACAGACAGAGAGACAAATAAGCTACGGCGATTGGCAACCAGTGTTGGCCTTCTGTTTCAAGTAGAACATtaatgaagggctggcacatTCCAGACCACAATCCACAATTGATGTagttaaaaaagatttttattgtggCAAAAACATCAAAGCAAAAGCCTTACGCTTTTCGTGCCTTGGGGGCACTTAATCACAGTGTTAGCCTTCGGCTTGTCCACCTTTTTAAAGATCAGAGTTCATCATAAGGGGTTTAAATCGATAGGATGATTTGATGAAATACCTTCAATGTATCACAAATTGAAATGAAAACCCAATTTCACGTAGTAGAGTGTAAAATGAGAGTCAGTTCTATTTCACTGTCCTGCGTTGTTTAACAAAAGGCTGGAGTCATTTATATTGATCTCATGAACTCAGTTTTACCCTAAGGGAAGACATAGACATAGGTTTAGGCCAGAGATGGAGGTTTTAGAGGAGCTAATCAAGAGAAAAACTTGGTCAGGAAAAAGCCTTTTCCATTACCCACTTCCAGTCTAGCCACCATATTCAAAATGTcagccatctaaaaaaaaattaaaaacataatacATTATTTTGCAGATATCTAACCTATATCTTTCATCACTGTTTATCCATTGGGTTACAAAACTATtacgtaaggtatcccaaacccagaacaaacgccAAGGTCCCGAATTCAACTCACGCTTCTGcgtataacagccacctttgctTCAGGAGAAGGTCTTAAAGGGAGAGGaacaaggagagagttctgggcacaCAAGGGAACTGAGCGTGAACTAGAGGAACGAGGAACAAGGAGCctggtcaagggacaggctgattcaataccaatcaggcagaGTAGGTTGCGACCTTCTGGCCCATCTAaatctgggcagggggtgggcTCTTATGGAAGGAAGACGGGATAGTGATGTGGTTGGGGCAGGAtcgtgacatcaggggtggggctatgacgtggtGATCGACAATTTGGCCGAACGCCTCGTCAATCATAAGGAATCCTAAcctgttttcctaatttggaaaaccgagcAGGCAGTTTTAACCCAGACAACCCTTCAGGGCAGAGCAGTACTAAATCAGGAGACAAGAatgtagttgaggtcacaggccgggacaataacaccaatattgcagtacagcaacaggatccaagagagtgtTCAATAAATGGGCAAAGGTTAGGACAAGCAGCAAACTAGGAATGGCCATGGACAGGCAAGATCAGGAACAGAATAGAACAAACTAGAAATCACACCCACCTACATTGGgaaatgtgaaatgtgaattttgcgTCAAGCGCGATGACGCCAGATGCAGATGGGCATCAAAAACCTGGAAGCAGGGAGCGTGGCGTCAAACAAGGATCAGTGCATGCGGAAAAAAATGTGGCGGGCATAGCCCCACTCACAAAAACTCTCCATAAACACCACACAAGTAATTATTTCCATACAGACTATGTAGTAGGTGGAAATAATGGTCCAACATACCATGGTCACTGTTTTTCTCCACTTGCTATAAAACaatcttttatttaatttccctTACAGGTAGAACCATACAGAAGAAAACAGCCTGTGTTCTCATAACATGCATATGGCTGTATGCCTTACTTTGGGCCATCCTACCTTTGCTTGGATGGGGACGTTATGGACCAGAGCCATTTGGAATATCTTGTACAATAGCCTGGGGGGATTTCCATAATTCCTCCAATGGTTTCTCCTTCATCATCAGCATGTTCATCCTCTGTACCATCAGCCCAGCCGCCACAATAATGATCTGCTATTCGGGGATAGTCTGGAAACTACATAAAGCCTATCAAGAAATAAAGAATCAAGATAAAATCCCAAATGCAAGAAAATTGGAGAAGAAACTGACATTGGTTTGTACAGAGTAAACTATTCGCATGAGATTGTTGGTAATGAATTATACATGTCTGAACAACTGTAATTATATAATTAGTGGCAGATAAAGTCAAAGTGTTCCATCAGTTGTTGCAGTTTAACCGTGAGCATCACTGACACTTCTTCATGGAGTGTGCCCCCAGAAACAATTTAATGTAACACAATGCGACACCGCCACACACATTTGTGTTACTATTCAGCCTTTCTTTCTGCGACATTTACTGTGTCCTTTGAGTCTTACATTAGGCAGCCTTAATCTCCTTCATCTGCATAATTACAAATCAAATAAGAAACGTGGATTTAGGCttatacaggggcgtaactatagaggaagcagaccctgcggttgcagggggcccaggagtgtagggggcccagtgagaccctaattaattagcaattttaatatatcttggtaaaataggccaacttataaatattttggggccctaaattgaatttgctatggggcccagtaacaactagttacgccactgggcttATACAAGGGCAGCCACTGAGTCAAGGAGATAATAGGTGAAGAAATGCCATACTCTGACAGAAAtcatatttttagagaaaaaaaaagggcaCTGAAGAGTTGAAAGTGGTCCAGGTGCTCCAGACCAGAACAgccgcaggcgccaattcgctagcgaaccgGACCATCTTtagcatacctccaaacattttggaaatcaaaagaggggcaaaaagttGTGCCGCGCGTAGCGTGTCAAAAATGTTGTGGCCAggcccattttttgtggccacaccccctaattaccatgttcatcaATCCAATGCACTAATGACACTTACAAGCTGCTGGGGGGGTATGCTATAGCAAGGCAGAGTAATAAACAAAACGCAGGAGATGCAGAGTAACTAGGGCAGGGAGAGTATTGTCCTTTGCTTCCAAGGATGAGTTTAGCCTTGCAGCAATTAACAGGGGGTAGCAGGTCACCAGCCAGCCCTCCACTTCTAAACATCCGGAGGAAATGGCGAGTCCCTGCAATAAACACCAGAAGAGTGGACAGATACCTGTAAAATGGTGCATCTATTTGCATGGCAGACTGGCAACAAAAACATCCATTCATATTCAGGGGAGAGCGTGTTCTATGGGCAGGGTGGGATCCTCACATATCTGGGCATATCCCCCCCCTTCACTGGACATTATGGGAGGGTCCTACTCGGAGTCTAGTACACGATTCCTTGCACCAAGTCGCACCGTCGTGACAATAAAGTGATAGTCTAAAGCAGCGGGAAACCGCCGGGCCAGTTAATTAAAGGCACAGTCAACTGCAACAATTAAGCCAAAGtccacacatacagacacacacagtgacacatatacaatCGGCAgttgacttttcgctctggcaagcGATCGTTACTCCATTAATTCAGTAaagtgcgtattttactgaacgttacctctttcgccagagttgacttcgccacctcagaccaggcaagtgctataaagcagcgagATCTTCCTAATCTTCTGTCAcctacatcatatcctgtgagccgaaatgcattcaagttaaaaaaacgctggcgacttttccttttttcagcgtgattgcctgcaaaagtcctaacaaacttttttttcggtaaccagttttctccagacatttcagaacatatggaacattcattttacatttctcatgtgtagggcattatattaattctcttgtttttattaaggttccctggacatttgtaagaaaatgttgtaacttcaagcatttgcaccaacatttataataaagacgtccatacaacttaaataacccgccctatgcaaattgacctaagcgtgagatcactagcgaattttctctaagcacaaacgaacgctagcgcatctttgctatgaaatgctcgcactgccggaATAAAACTAACGAAAAGTCGACAGCGCCAGggcacaactttgcatattagtgaattagcgtggtggtagcgaatttacgcctcatgaagtggtgcgatgtgtgcgaagtaGTCGCTctgttttctctttattctgcTTCTTCTTATCTCATTTCGACATTCTTCCTTTCTGCATAGAACTATCAACACATGCAGTTCTCCTcattacagatatattatatagggaATATTTAACAAGATGCCAATGGGAATTGACAGTTTGTTCCCTGCCTACCCCGCTAAATGAATTACCACAGGTCTCTGATCTCCAAGACAAGTCCCAATTAATACAGCTCTGTCTGTGTTCAGCACAAGTAAGGGAGAGGCCACATCCCTTCATATGTCTAGAAAGTAGGGAATCACCACCCTGGGTATAATGTCAAATACTAAAGTTACAAgacattaaaatgaatatggtgtAGCCTGCCACACAATCCCATTTCTGCCTATCCTTGTTGGAACCAAGTGAGCTACATTAGTTCCCCATATTCCCCAGCTAACCTATGCTTATTCATTGAGGACATTAGCTTGTATTTAATATTTGAGGCAGTGGTTTTAATCTCCCAATTAATTAAGAATGTATGTAACCGAATTTATACTGTATGTCGACATTTGTGAATTTGTAGGAATCTGTAAGAAATGGCTTAATTTCTAGtaacttcttttatttttattccagatGACCATATTGGTCAGTTTTGGGTTCCTCGTATCCTGGACACCCTATGCAGCTGTCAGCTTATGGTCAATATTTCATAGCAGCAAACACATCCCACCGATAGTCTCATTGTTGCCCTGCCTGTTTGCAAAGTCCTCCACCGCCTTCAACCCCATGATATACTATGCCTTCAGCAAGATATTCCGCAAAAAGGTCAAGCAGTGTTTCTGTGGATGGAGGGTTCACTTCTTGAAGTCAGAAAACTCAGCTGAAAACCCACAGGTATCCGTCATCTGGTCAGGGAGAGAAAACCTGATGGTCTCTTCTATTCCAAAGCTGGTGAAAGGGAACCCTGGGATACCAAAAATGTCTCAGTGACAGACAATGTTTCTAGGGAGGAGAACAAACGAGAGTGCATTACCTGCAGTGTTTTGAGTGTTAATGTGTCATTTTTAAATCAAAAGTACAAAGGTAAGGTTCCTCTCAACATGCAATTTCAACTTCTTCATGGGGTTGTTACAAAAGGAACACTTACTGAGAGATGTGAATTGACACACACAACTGATGAACattaaagagtaactgaagttcaGGAGAAAAGTTGCTAGTTTGGCAATGAGTCAGTGTGCAAAGGTCTAAACTGTTTGGACATGAAGAGACAATTATCTGCTGGATGAAGATCTTCTGGTTTCCTACTGAAATTAGGAGGCCACaagaatgaagtctatggaaggcCGGGAGTCATGAAGGCCCACACTTTACAGCTATTTTCTAACAGGCTTTACCCTCATccataaaatacatacattaataCCATAAAGTTGGGGAAGGGGCAAAGGATATCACATATGCAAAGACCAGGGTACGGAAGTTACTCCAATATTTTacagacaaagttttttttgcaacAGGTGCGGAATTTTGAtgcttaataaaatgtatttaatgatttTCCTCTTCAACATTAGAATGCAATATCTGTAAAGTAATCTTCACTTTCAGGGGAAAAAGTGCTTGATGAATGAACACTAAGCAGACACTTTCTATTGCCACTTTGTGCTCTTGCTCCGAGTAAATTACTCTTAATGTCTCTACCTCCTCCTGCAAAAACCATAGATCAAAGCAAGAAAGAAAGTTCAGGGGTTGGTTCCCTATGATGGTGGGCTCTGTTGTATAATGCTACTGGTTGGTAGGGTTCAATCATACTATTTCTGACGTTTCGGGcacaaaatcccaaaaaatgtgggcttttcgggaaaaagcctcaaaaacaaattgattttcgcaaatttttttgtgtttgtccccaatccgattaaatcatgctttttaaataataaataaggtccaaatgtggcttctagtttggtcagactttttttttaaataaaatactcatattcatattttgataaatttgcccctaagggtcagagttattaaaattctaataaaataGAGTCAAAAATtattaattcaaatgttttctgaaaATGTTTGAGAAAAAATTTGGCAAGCAAAACCTAGTGAGCTTCTATATAAGAATTTTTACAAAACGAATCGAAAAATGTGATTTCCACTACAGTTGAAGGCATttatttttgggggaaaaaatgtacttccaaAATTCGTTAATCTGCTTTTTAGAAGCAACCTTTTTACtacttttcaaatttattttttttccgatttttcacaattgcatttttttatagaCATTTAGAAAATTTACAAACTcatatcagaaaaaaaacatgacctggctaattcatcaaaaatttgaattttgttttctaCTCAAATTTTAGAGATTATTTCGTTTAATAGatctcaaaaatctaaatttggaaaatttgaattctaacaTATAGAAATTAAATCTTTTTGTGTTGTGATTTTCTTAAATCTCAATTTTCTTAAATTTGCCCAATAATATACAAATTGTTCTGtatcaataaatacatgttatagtGCGGCAACACACTTATAAACTTATTAGGCATGTAGGGATTAGCTCTCCCTCAGCTAAAATTAAATTCCCACCAAACTATGCATGTTCTGTGAGCAGAAAGAGAACGACTTTCACATGCAAGTCATTGTGGGGAATTGAATGTTGGTTGTAGAATAGCTGAATACATTTTCAGTGGAACATCTAGCAGTTCCTCTAGTTCTTTGCTCCAGGACATatattaactactgtatatagaacCTCCTCCATTAGATTTCCTATCAGTTGAAACATACAAGTCAGCATTGAAATCAGGAAGCTGCCAATTTCAAGTTATTAGAAGAACAGTATTTGGCATAAGCCATGATAGAACCAACACAAGGACACCAAGAATAAGTATTTATCCACCGTGAGCCTCACTCCATGTCTGTCTGATCACCTGTTTCCTGATTAAAAGAACGAGATTGGATTTAGAAGACTTGTACATAAAGCTCCTAGGAAAAGTGATGATTGGATGGTGAGAGAGAGTTGGGTGTCACTTCTATTAGTttgaaaatgtcatatttatatcaagagagagagagagagagagagagacataaggTGCACACCATAGACAGTTGTTTCACCTGtaacccaaaaatagcacaatatgtgcaatgaaaaaaaagtctaaaaaagtatatatgaaaatttgcatatttttccatgaagcaaagtAGGACAGATTTGCCAGATCAccaggggcataattacagagagggggcccaggaggtataagggctcCATAAGACCCTAATATGTATACAAtttcattaaggggcacatttactaagttcgagtgaaggattcgaataaaaaaaatacttcggattttgaagttttttttggctacttcgaccatcgaattggctacttcgaccttcggctacgactttgacttcaaattgaacgatttgaactaaaaatcattc
The genomic region above belongs to Xenopus laevis strain J_2021 chromosome 5L, Xenopus_laevis_v10.1, whole genome shotgun sequence and contains:
- the opn8.L gene encoding opsin-5 — its product is MEDQYISKLHPLVDYGAGAFLLLVAILTVVGNFAVLATAVKCSSHLKAPDLLSINLAVTDLGMAISMYPLAIASAWNHAWLGGDASCLYYALMGFFFGVSSMMTLTAMAVIRYWMTSSFKSIGRTIQKKTACVLITCIWLYALLWAILPLLGWGRYGPEPFGISCTIAWGDFHNSSNGFSFIISMFILCTISPAATIMICYSGIVWKLHKAYQEIKNQDKIPNARKLEKKLTLMTILVSFGFLVSWTPYAAVSLWSIFHSSKHIPPIVSLLPCLFAKSSTAFNPMIYYAFSKIFRKKVKQCFCGWRVHFLKSENSAENPQVSVIWSGRENLMVSSIPKLVKGNPGIPKMSQ